aataaagtgaagaaaaaaaccttgggagtaaaaaaaatacttaccttgCCCTCAGGCTTCCAGGGGGCTCGACAAAGCTAGGCGAAGCCTGAAAAAGTTGGGGATGCCAAATCAGGTGAGAACATGCTTCTGTACAGTGTGTAGCATCCTATTGCAAAATATGGGTCCTGGACTTTCCCAAGATCCCTCTGTGTGGTCTAGTCCTGCCAGTGACTAGAGTATTTTTAAACCCTCTTCTTTcaaactgtttttcttttttaatttcagtAATGCAATGTTTTGTCAACAGGTGGTGGTAGCCACATATGCAGACCTTGCATTTTAGTGCAAGATTCACTTTAATAAAATGCCTTACCAAAAATACTGTTACCACGATCTGTGTACCCTCCAAAGGTGAAGACATGAGAATGGTCAGCAGTCACGACAGTCAGTGTGTCAGATTCTGAGGTCAGCTGCCCAGCTGTGCGAATGGCTTTGTCAAACTCAACAGCCTCAGTCAAGGAATTCCTAGCAATGCCAGCATGATGGCCATGATCAATTCtgccacgtaaaaaaaaaaatgcaagaacaTTAAGCTGTAGCAAAGATTCTGTCATGCAATACCATCATTTAGTATTTTGTACACCAGAACCAATGCAAGAATAACTTTTAACAGGTGACAACTATATAAAAAGTCCTAATGTCTGCTTTTACTGAATATATTTTAGttgattattttattatttaattatttcatACAATGGTTTTCTTTGAAAAAAGTAAATGATGATAGCAGAGGTGTGCCATACATTAGCACCGAAACATCTGCAACAATCCCCATAACGATAACAAGTTCATTTATAGCTCATAAACgttatagaaataaaataaagtgtcACAAAGAATGTTGTTTTAGTCTTCATATCTTGTATGTTTAAAGGGATATTCCGTGACAACATAAATCACCTGtctgcccaggttcacactgggtacgatttggtaccatttgagatgcgatttcacatgtcaaatcgcatctcaaatcggcggcatttgccggcaatggcaccgtcctaatcggtgcgacgccggcACCGAttccaaaaagtagttcctgtactactttttgcgatttcgggccgcgatttacattgaaccctgcacagatgtctcttaaatcgcggccaaaatcgtggaaaaaccgcagccgcgaaatcgcggtaacattttgaattcgcagcagtgtgaacctagcctcttAGATTTATCTTTATAGCACTTTGAAGACAAAGTTAAAAGATGTTGCTGAAAGCCAGTGGTGTCATCTATAGACATAGCAGCTCATGCAGTTGCTATGGGCCCAGAGAAGAAGAGCCCACTAGGGAGGCTTGTTGAGGAAACAAACACAGAAATTCAGTGTGCCTCTAAAGATAACACAGATCCAGTACTGTACGATTTTCCTTCATCTTCTGAAGTCTCCATTCCAGAACAGCTGATAAGACACACTGGACAGGTCTTTGGGCTCATGCTGTGGTTAATCATAGATCTCCCTTTCTTCACGTGCATGTACAAACCTTTTATTGATAAgcagtactttttattttttgttttactattttACGTATGAAGGCCATTTTCAACTACCAATAAGGGTTTATAAACAAATATGTATGATTAAAGTTTTTCCTGTTTGGTGCCCAGTTGGGTACTTTGGGCTTGTTGTGGTTTAGATTTAAATACATTGATACAACActtaaaccctgtacacacgatcggaatttccagtcagactttttccatcggaaattccgaccatgtgtatgccccatcggattaaTTCCATCgcaaattcagatgaattccattggaatttagatagagaacatgttctcttttactccgatggaattctgtcggaattccaatgtgattttggtcggacaaaggttcgatcgtgtgtacggggcttgagaCTCCTGGGATTTCAAGTATTCTTTGTATGGCTCGTCTTATGCAGAATATGTTCGGCTGATCAAACAAACTGCAATTTGGTCCTGGAACTGTGTCAATGAATTACACTAAATGAGAATTAAATGTTCTCAATGCTGAATTTTAATTgcagaaaaaatacataattagTACCAAATGTCAATGTAACTAACTGTCCGCCTGTCGCTTTAAATCTTTGTTCGGCACTTCCGCCTTCCTTTAGTTTGGGAGAAAGGAGACCCTCATTGTTCCAGCATTCACAGGCAAGCCAGCAGTACCTCGTGGGAAGGTGATGGTTTATGaaagttttctaaattttaaAGTTTGCACCACTTGGCAAGCGGAGCAAGGTATGCAGTAAAGGTGCATTGTcagtatatatgtttttaggCATAAATTGTGTATATGCTGTTAGTTAAAAGATATGCtgtagaccaggcatgtccaaagtccggcccgcgggccaatcacGGCCTGTGTTCTGGTTTTCGAACGGCCGCCTGGTGATcttgacatatatatcttttgtggcccccaacgaatccctggGCGCCGGAGGCCACAAAAGATagtatgctggctgccttggaggggacgggACGAGTGCCGTGCATGCAGgagagtatttcctgtttacacgtgtcctgtgtaaaaggaagtcccgtctcctgcgctgccattggacaactgttctgtccatcacaggaggcgAGACTTTCAATTAAAAAGGCCCATCGagaaaacaggagtttctcctgtttgtctgttGGCGCTTgtgccgccccctccctgtctcctctgcagcctgcactgacgataatggtgagtctgcattcatggcaatacaatGGGTGGTGCATTCATGGAAATTTAGTTGGTGCTGCTTTTACGGCAATGTAGAGGGTGCTGAATttatggcaatacggtgggtgctgcattcatggcaaaacggtgggtgctgcattcatggcaatacggtgggtgctgcattcatggcaatacggtgggtgctgcattcatggcaatacggtgggtgctgcattcatggcaatacggtgggtgctgcattcatggcaatacggtgggtgctgcattcatggcaacggtaaggctgcaatgatgggcactgacccttattttgcttcacagtgctttatttaaaatttaagatttctttcctgaaacttccttttttaaattgaaggtgtgtgttataagccgataaatatggtatatccaaataatacgcccaagctcatctcttcaacacacacagccacaaaggcaagcaaattcttgttgggcagtgtattagtactcagaggaacacacttagactgaattttaatggtttaaagaatgacaggcaaaatggtcggccctcaagcatgttcacttcatcaaatctggccctctttgaaaaatttttggacacccctgctgtagacaATCCACATGTTTTAACATAGAGTCATGTTTCTTAGATGTTTAATGTTAATTTAGATATATGTGTGTAGATAATGGAACACCACATTTGTAATTCTGTTGTAACCCCCTTTTTGGTGATCTCTGTAAACGAATGTATTGTATGTCATTTTACAGTTTTCACCGTGCAAATGGTGCTTAAGGTGTTTAAGGAGTCAAAAAGATTAACCTCTGTGGTGTTCAACCTTAATGCACACCTTTGAGGCAAAAAGAATAAAAGTACTACACCTGTTAGAATCTCTTCTCTTGTTTTTTACTCAAAGCCAATGGGGCCGCTACAGTAACTATCAACATCTTCTCAACAACAGCCTTTGAACCCAGCATATGCCTATTTCTTGTCAGAACTAGCACCTTCTCCTAATTCTGTCTGCTTGTATAAATAAAACCATTGTGCTACAATATGTGCCATGCTATTTATGCTTATCTTCTACAAAAAGGAAAAATCCTTTGGGATTCTTGCTCAGGATCTTGATGGCCTTCTCAGTCATCTCTGCTAGGGATGGGTCCATGGAAGGATCACGACttagttcatatttcatgtcttttGGTTCAAATAGCCCTAAAAAAGTGGAAAAACATGTTTAATGCACTTATTGTTCTATATAACTGAAATATACTGTCAAAAGGTTCAGGTTATTATGGAAACCTTTTCTGAGTAAAATATGCAGGCTTCTACTGAGAAACTTCTTTCTGAAAAAAGTTAATTGATTGGCAGCCCTACTCTTCCTGTGGATTTAATACTTCTAGTATAGTATAGAACAAATATTGCTGAGTGATTAAGTCTATGGAGTAGAAGAGAGGAGATGAATCACTAATTATTTCTGCTATGTGGTTACATTGTAGCCTCATGCAAACCTGGGAGATCAATCACTACTAAAATCTCTTAAGTAGGGATGACCTTGTGTTTGTTCAGAACTGGATTCATATTCAAACCCAGAAGTAAGCTATATTCCCATTGCACACATTACTGGATCACTGGGCTCATCTGTAGCGACTACCATGCCTGGTGAAGGGGTCCGGCACGACTCTGAAACATTGCTGTTCTTTTATGATGGGATCTCTCTGCAATAAAATCTTTGGACTACATTTGAAGATCCATGGTGTACTGGCAAGTATGTGCATTAAGCTGTCAGTCTTGGTCCAATGAGCTGTAGAAGCAGtggactccccccccctccaccgcaGCTAACATTACAAAGGGGTGGGGATATTCATGACCACATGGCCATATTAAGTCAATGATTTTGTGTATTTTGAAATTAGGTGCCATTGACCTACATGACCTATACAGGTGTGCATCAATGCTCAGAACCTGCTgtgtgattttataatttttttttaaagagcaccACATGTATTTTCATCTGTGTAAATTCTAATTTCTACAGTGCTAATTAATGAAATATTAGATGAAATTTGACTGGCAATTGAAGTAAACTGTCATATATGgaaaataaagtgtagcgctaaataacAACATCTTGACAATAAATGAAAgatccaaaagaaaaaatatgagaTGTTAATCCCtgaaaatagggttgtcccgataccgataccagtatcgggaccgaaactgagcatttgcgggagtacttgtactcccgcaaatgcccccgatgcagATCCGATACTACCCCCCCATATCGCCGCAATGTCGCCGCTTACCGCAACGCCGCCGTCTAGTTAttcagcgtgcggggaatattacagctttcatttgaatagatgtctgttccccgccgcgccgcgtatagaaactcccccttgctcaggattggactggtgatctgtctatcaaagtgcagatcactcGTCCAATCCCGagtaagggggagtgtctatacgcggcgcggcggggaacacaaagCTAtataaatgaaagctgtaatgtttcccgcgcgctgattaactaggtggcgacggcatctaggtatggggagacattgctgcatatgtggggggacatggctgcatatgtgggggacatggctgcatatgtgggggacatggctgcatctgtgggggacatggctgaatttggggacacatttaaatataatataatatcctttataaagtgcaaatatatacagaaaaaaattatagtccatataaatagCACTTGAATGTCCACTGTGTATCAAGACCAACAAGGTACTTTGAAGAAACATGAGCTTAAAGTGAGCTAAAAGTTCAAAACATCATGCTGGCATCCCAATGGTGAACGCAGACAAATGTTTGAAGTGAGGGGAACCACCACCGATCAGATGAAGGCTTACCAAATAGTTTGAACCCAAGAGAACATATGTTCTATGATCCAAACGGGCTTGTGTTGACAGGCAACAAACTGGATTAAGGCAAAATTGTTTGAGTATAGCCTTAGATCAGATTGTTTAAATAATCATAtaacgtaccatcatccaagATTTAATAGAAAGAGGGGCACCGGAGGATAGAATGGTCGCGGCTGCTAGTACCGCGAACCAAAATTAAACTATCACCCAGAAAAGGATTTTGTATATATGGACTTTCTCTGTACTGATGACACAAGTAGATAcagtaaaaataaatttattgtacataaaaaaatatacatttaaaaacagAACTTTATGACAATCAACCTCATACTAGTTACAGCAGTGGAATATAAACGGACATCCGTATGGTATCTAATGTTGTGAGGTGAAGTCAAAAGGAGACATCTGCCAGTTTCGCAGaagaccgcttcttcaggaggtaatcACCAAGGGTCAAGGACCACCATGGAGCGCGCCACTTATGCCCCCGGCGGCgaacaaggggaaaaaaattgttctcAATACTGATAACAGCACTTGACCGTGTGCGCTCTCTGTGACTCTCCATGGGCTATACTCCTGGGATCTGAGCGGTTCTGTGCGGTTACCCTTCCACCTGGCCCCCACCACTGTTAATTGTCATACAGTGTGTTTTGTGGGACCATACATTCTTGATGGTCAACAGCTGATTACCCTCTGCTGCTCTGTATCAACAGACCTGTATTTACACTTGCCGCATGCTCACATCCCAGCTGCCCTAATCAAGTGCTGTTATCAGCCTTGAGAACAAATTTGTTTCCCCCTTGTTCGTCGCCGGGGGCATAAGTGGCGCGCTCCATGGTGGTCCTTGGTgattacctcctgaagaagcggtcttCCGCGAAACCGGTAGAGGTCTCCCTTTGACTTCACCTCACAACATTAGATACCATACGGATGTCCGTTTATATTCCACTGCTGTAACTAGTATGAGGTTGATTGTCATAAAGTTctgtttttaaatgtatatttttttatgtacaataaatgAATTTTTACTGTATCTACTTGtgtcatcagtaccgagaaagtccatataTACAAAATCCTTTTCTGGGTGATAGTTTCATTTTGGTttgcggtactagcagccgcGACCATTCtatcctccagtgcccctctttCTATTAAACTGGATGAAGGCTTGAAAAAGCATCAACGACTGGACCGAAAAACATCAGATTATCCTTGGAATGGCGATCTCCATAGCAAATGGTTACGGGGGAGACGATGATTGAAAAGAGTTTAATGTAGCTATAAAACGTTTTATAGCTACATTAAACTCTTTTCAATTTTATACGGATTCACGTTATGTGACCCTTTTTTGTTCTACCTTCTTTGAacatttatgctgtatctgtgagaACCTGATCATCGTCTCCCACGTAACCATTTCCTATGGAGATCGACATTCCAGAGATAGTCTGATGTTTTTGGTCCAGTCATTGATGCTTTTTTAAGCCTTCAGACAGTTTGTTGCCTGtcagaatagttccccatcaggtctgCCATCCTTCCAGAATTGGGCactgaaaatgtaaaatatacCAGCATAGTGTCACAaatgcttaaaggagaagtttgcTGGCTGTTCCACGTTGACgccaagactgagaactgagcaatcacatgacagttgatCATTAAGGTCTCAGTCATCTCGGAGCAGAGATCAGTGATTGTCAGTCGCTGCGCTCCACTCTGTTCCTCTAGCACTCACTGAAGCACTGGCCTGAAGATGGGGCGGGCACAGCTGGCTTTGACTCCCAGCTGTGCACTGGGAGCCAGAGCCTGCTGTCAATCAGGCAGCTTGGTGTATCCCAAAAATATGGTCAGGATCTTTCtagagcctgaagaagctctgtgatgtcagctgactgCATGCAATAGCCCACTATAAGCTGGCTGGGGGTCAAAGGAGCACAAAAGTAGGTACAGTTATGTGACCCAAAAGAGAAGTATGACAAAAAATTACTTTTGTCATACTTCTCTTTGAATTAATCCCCCCCTCCAACCTGTGCTGTGAAACTAAACATTTTCACTTAATTGATACTCTACCCATTAAGTAATCTGTTGTGGTTTCATCTACAGCATCAAAGCCTTGTTTATTCCACACATACTTGGACCCctattaagaaaaaaatgaaaatgacataTTAGTTTTCAGAGATGTTCATTATATGCTTTATAATGCCAAAAGGGAATACCTGATCTTCTATGATACATAAACCAGTATTTAGGAGTAGACATGACCATTTTGCTCAGCGAACAAAACTGGATTTTGTTTTTCCGGTAAAGAGAAACCTGAAGGTTAGGTGAGGGTTATCAAGAGGACTGGTAAATGCAGCTCACCCTCATCTCTTCATGTGTACACTGCAACTCCCAAGGCTTCCCTCCAAAAACAGAAAGGAATTCTGTCTAAAGCTACATTTTTCATGGCAACCCTACAAGCACCAGTGTTTTCAAATGGTTTTTATGTTAGAATTATTATTTTAGGTTTTACTTTGTAatgatttaggcttcatttccatggacctttttacagccactgggccagattcagaaagagatacgacggcgtatgtcctGATACGCCGTTCGACcgtttgtatctatgcgactgattcatagaatcagttacacatagatatccctaagatccgacaggtgtaagtgacttacaccgtcggatcttaggctgcaatttcaggctggccgataggtggcgcttccgtttgtttacgcgtcaaatatgcaaatgaggagttacgctgattcagaaacaaacgaccgcccggcgttttttttttacgtcgtttgcggtcggctttttccggcgtatagttacccctgggtctatgaggcgcagccaatgttaagtatggccgtcgttcccgcgacaaaattttaattttttacgtcgtttgcgcaagtcgattcagaatagggctggacgtaatttacgctcacgtcgaacccaatgacgtccttgcgacgtcatttggagcaaagcactctgggattttttagggacggcgcatgcgcagttcggtcggcgcgggggcgcacttcatttaaatgatgcacgccccctacccgccgaatttgaattccgccgggggatttacgatatgccgccgcaactttacaggcaagtgctttgtgaataaagcacttgcctgaaaaacttgcggcggcgtaacctaaatgagataggttacgcggatctaaagatccgctcacctatctgagtCTAGCCCACtgtctttagccttttttacagcttaaaaacgcctgtccatgttatttatttattttttttgagctggagctcaaaaacgcagcggtagcgttttttaacgtctggcgtttttgcgcgttttttaacgtctggcgtttttacagctctactctggagcttcagaacgcactggtcctggttttttttgcagcttaaaaacggctcagccatctacagctcaaaaacgtcatggtgggcatgaggccatagactaacatggagagctgtttttaagctgcaaaaaacgctcagaaaagtggctgtaaaaacgtccatggaaatgaagccttaatggTAAAATGGAACActctggttaaaaaaacaaaaaaaacatatactgtatttattggcgtataacactcacttttttaccctgataatagagggtaaactgtgcctgcgtgttatacgcagggggctgtggaaagttttctttccttaaacttccctcttaacgttagagtgtgtgttatacgccgataaatatggtatatataatTTCAGGTTGTTTCTACAATCATTTTGTTGTCTATCTACAGACTATTCGTTTAGAGTCCCTGCCATGCTAGATGACAGATAATGGCTATGATGATAATCCATAAAAAATCATCCATACCACCAGCTTGAATAATCTGATTTCATGATGATCCTTGTCAGATACTGTGTTTCCTGTTGGAGACTCTAGTAAGAGTCACTGTCTGCTTGGATAAATAAAATTTTATTGAACACTGACATTAATAGGTATGAATGGCTTTTGTAAATTACTGATGCAGATGAAAAATAGATGTGTcccccagtgccgggacaaggtatcTAGAGtccagggcgaacatgccaaattgctccccccccccagatgtatGAGCAATATGGGTCAGCAAAGATCCCCAGCCCTATAAATTTATGCTTACCCCCAAAGCATAAATtcaccctcctcccagtacataTCCACCCCCTACTGAAATTCCCTCCTTCCCAGCGCATATCTTTGCCCCTCATTCCCCCAGCTAAAATCCTCTCTCCCCATATGCCCCAAGCACAaatctctgccccctctcctcccctcctagcacaaagctAATCAACCTTTTAAAATCTACCCGCCAGTCTTCACACTGTCTGAAGTATTTGGGTCTAATATTGGTCACAGCCTAGGCCAGAGTTTTCCTTCCTccagaaaatattgttttcttaaGGTCTTGTACAACTGGATCTAAAGGGCATCCCTCAGTTTGCTTCTGCATGATGGTTCTGGGCCTAATGCTAGCCTCCTTTGAAGTAGTTTGCTTTACACAGTTTAATTCCAGGCCATTCCAAAACATCCTCATGTCTTTGAACAAAGAGATCAATTCTGGTGGGAGCTCGCAACTCCTTAATGGTTCAGCCATCAAAGTGGTCTCTGTACCCCAAAATGCACCAGAATGTCTGTCAAAGGTGGGGGAAACCAGATGTAGACATTTTGTCCTGCAGATTAAACAACAAGTGATACTGATTTGCAGCCAGGATCAGGGATCCTATATAGCCTTTGCCGTCGATGCCCTGGGTATTCCTTCTACTCTATTCAAGCTGATATATACCTTCTTTCCGATACAAATTCACAGTGACTGCTATGCAAGACAGAAGAAATAGGGTTCCAATAATCCTCATTGCACCAAATTGGCACAGAAGGAAATGGTACACATACTCATGGTAGACTCAATTTCTGGCTTTAATGGTATAGCTGTTTAAACCCAAATCCTAGGAACGTTTTTTTTGTCCATTCACCTAAAGGTCACTTCTATATAACCTATGGTCTATGAATACAAGTGCTGTGCCCTGAACAGTACACCAAGATATGGAATGTACAAgtcaaaattcagaattttctcaTTTTCCCAGAAATACATCTTAAATTGTTGGCACATGCTGCAAAAATATTGACAGTTGGTAACTATGACCTTATACAACCAGGATTTAAGGACAAACTACAATACTTTACAGGGTTTATGTTCCAGAGAGAGACTGTTTTTAAGCAATCAAAATCATCATAGTCCTTGAAACAATCCTGTAGCTGCCTAAACTATTCTACAGAATGTTTTATAGTTTGAGATATAGAAGCTCACACCTACCGGCCTTTTTTTCAGCCATATATCAGTCAGATTAAGACCATCTATTCGAACAGCTCGACTTGATGAACTGGTTGGGTATTCTGGGTCCGGTGTCCCCTTGGCATTCATATAGACTCGTCCACCTCCCAGAATCACCTGCCGATAACAGAAATACTCTAAGAGGTTGGAAAAGTTGAACAACCCATCCATCTTAACTAAATTTCCTGTTTATAATTACATCAATGTCTGTGTTGTGCACAAGCTGGTATGCAATATCCTTGCAGCCACTATTAACCATATTCGCAGTCATCTCATTGTCCGAATACCAATTCCGGTTGGCACTGTGAGCATAGGATGCAGCTGGAGAGGCATGCTGGACACGCGTGGTTGTCACAATACCCACTGACTTACCTGTAAAACATTGTAATAAGAAACACACTTATTTCAAAAATGTTCTGGGACTTTCTTTATCTGAATCATAAATATTCTACAGAGATGGACATTGTAAAGTTGCAGGAGTGTACATTTCTGCACTCAGGAACTCAACTCAATATATATATGTCATTAAATGcaacatttacatttatatatatatatttattttgttttccgaGTAGGGTAGGCCACTGTACTGGAAGAAACATGCTGCCAGTACAGGCTGAAAGGTCCTGTATATTTTTTCCATGTCATTGAAGTTGAGATCAGAATGTCAAGTCATGTGCCCAATAGCAAACTACATATTTCTATTCCCTaatacagggatcctcaaactacggccctccagctgttgtaaaactacacatcccatgaggcattgtaacacactgacattcacagacatgactaggcatggtggGAGTTGTAGTTACTGAACAagtggagggctgtagtttgaagacccatgctctattaCATTGAGCAACTGGTCCTTTAAGCTGTTACACATTTGTTTAGGCTGCTATTGCTGGGGTTTCACTTTAACCTTTGTTGTATGTTTACACTTTGTGATAAAATAGCATAACAAGCATGCATGTTTAAATCTCACCTGCTAGTTTAGCTCTATGAAGGATAGAGGTCACCTCATTTCCATTGGCAGTAGTGCAGACTCCATAATCAGCAGCGGCGCTCACTCCCAGAGTCCCAGAATTGGCTTTAACTCCACATAAGTAGGCAGTTCCTGTGCCAGCACTGTCTGGAACCTGTGCATCTACATTGTACACCTACATAGCAATGAAGACATGTTGATCAGTACCAGATGTATGAAACTCCTACAAGGAGAAAGTCTTTGAATGGAATTGCCTTTAAGGT
The sequence above is drawn from the Rana temporaria chromosome 4, aRanTem1.1, whole genome shotgun sequence genome and encodes:
- the LOC120936904 gene encoding alkaline phosphatase, tissue-nonspecific isozyme-like isoform X2, coding for MKVRHTAVLATLLPVLISVSLCAGAAISLAEKIPKFWNDNARETLMAALNLNPNVNKAKNLIMLLGDGMGVSTITAARIYQGQLAGQPGEENVLEMEKFPHVALSKVYNVDAQVPDSAGTGTAYLCGVKANSGTLGVSAAADYGVCTTANGNEVTSILHRAKLAGKSVGIVTTTRVQHASPAASYAHSANRNWYSDNEMTANMVNSGCKDIAYQLVHNTDIDVILGGGRVYMNAKGTPDPEYPTSSSSRAVRIDGLNLTDIWLKKRPGSKYVWNKQGFDAVDETTTDYLMGLFEPKDMKYELSRDPSMDPSLAEMTEKAIKILSKNPKGFFLFVEGGRIDHGHHAGIARNSLTEAVEFDKAIRTAGQLTSESDTLTVVTADHSHVFTFGGYTDRGNSIFGLAPNRGSDLKPFTSLLYGNGPGFKLTNGQREDITGVDTENSNYKQQAAVPVSSETHGGEDVAIMAKGPFSHLFHGIHEQHYIAHVMAYAACLEPYRDCTPLKSASPQN
- the LOC120936904 gene encoding alkaline phosphatase, tissue-nonspecific isozyme-like isoform X1; this translates as MKVRHTAVLATLLPVLISVSLCAGAAISLEAEKIPKFWNDNARETLMAALNLNPNVNKAKNLIMLLGDGMGVSTITAARIYQGQLAGQPGEENVLEMEKFPHVALSKVYNVDAQVPDSAGTGTAYLCGVKANSGTLGVSAAADYGVCTTANGNEVTSILHRAKLAGKSVGIVTTTRVQHASPAASYAHSANRNWYSDNEMTANMVNSGCKDIAYQLVHNTDIDVILGGGRVYMNAKGTPDPEYPTSSSSRAVRIDGLNLTDIWLKKRPGSKYVWNKQGFDAVDETTTDYLMGLFEPKDMKYELSRDPSMDPSLAEMTEKAIKILSKNPKGFFLFVEGGRIDHGHHAGIARNSLTEAVEFDKAIRTAGQLTSESDTLTVVTADHSHVFTFGGYTDRGNSIFGLAPNRGSDLKPFTSLLYGNGPGFKLTNGQREDITGVDTENSNYKQQAAVPVSSETHGGEDVAIMAKGPFSHLFHGIHEQHYIAHVMAYAACLEPYRDCTPLKSASPQN